A single window of Stigmatopora nigra isolate UIUO_SnigA chromosome 22, RoL_Snig_1.1, whole genome shotgun sequence DNA harbors:
- the LOC144215991 gene encoding zinc finger protein 703-like: protein MRDPTSGSRSPLRSQLSDRIVARVGCRRTGVEKPPVSRAESWLDPSRQVERLPIRIVKMLTAHGGHLLHPEYLQPLQSAPVSIELDAKKSPLALLAQTCSQIGKPDPPSASKLASLSSGSLGDKDCGGRSSKSAEQHQSSEDKSSFKPYSKSSGECRKEVQGSKGSSDKTFRVSNGSSGGVPCPSFPPHSKSPSSPQRHTPSQPHVQSHSPSTAHSQALDNKASSLDQPGSDNNNGSDKKDSDTVKSALDGAQLANSSHVRASANSSNASSASSPRPEGKADTQTSQSNLVSGHIAPVSPFKPGHSVFPLPPASMGYHGSIVGAYAGYPSQFVPGLDHTKSSLGLGLPTKHPSSSPLTGASPPSLMQGLCRDPYCLTYPNAHHLGGSNCSTCVHDPSSLKSGFPLVYPSHHLHSLHSSALSSSTTPSLSHPLYTYGFMLPNEPLPHACNWVSVGGPCDKRFATSEELLAHLRTHTALPGMVDSKLLSAYPSSISSTASCHLHLPPHTSPGSLPSSFSFRGSPGLGLARYHPYSKSHLPGAPGLPMPSIPSSSAYYSPYALYGQRLGSASALGYQ from the exons ATGAGAGATCCCACTAGTGGCTCAAGATCGCCTTTACGCAGCCAGTTGTCGGATCGAATCGTCGCCAGGGTTGGGTGTCGGCGCACAGGAGTGGAAAAGCCGCCCGTGAGCAGAGCGGAATCTTGGTTGGATCCGTCACGTCAGGTCGAGAGGCTTCCCATCAGGATTGTAAAGATGTTGACGGCGCACGGCGGCCACTTGCTCCACCCGGAGTACCTTCAACCCCTTCAGTCCGCACCAGTCAGTATCGAG CTGGACGCCAAAAAGAGTCCACTGGCTTTGCTGGCTCAGACATGTTCCCAAATCGGTAAACCGGACCCTCCCTCCGCTTCCAAGCTCGCCTCCCTTTCCTCGGGCAGTCTGGGAGACAAAGACTGCGGGGGCCGATCGTCAAAGTCGGCGGAGCAGCACCAGTCCTCGGAGGACAAGTCCAGCTTCAAACCTTACTCCAAATCCTCGGGCGAATGCCGTAAAGAAGTTCAAGGATCCAAGGGGTCTTCAGATAAAACTTTCCGAGTGTCCAACGGAAGCTCCGGCGGTGTTCCGTGTCCGTCTTTTCCACCTCATTCGAAATCTCCGAGCTCTCCTCAACGCCATACGCCGAGTCAGCCTCACGTACAAAGTCATTCCCCGTCAACCGCACACTCGCAGGCCTTGGACAACAAAGCTTCCAGTCTGGACCAACCCGGTTCGGACAATAACAACGGCAGTGACAAAAAAGACTCCGACACAGTGAAGTCTGCATTGGACGGGGCTCAACTAGCCAATTCCAGCCATGTACGCGCAAGCGCCAACTCCAGTAACGCTAGCTCCGCCAGCAGCCCACGGCCCGAAGGCAAGGCCGATACGCAAACCTCGCAGTCTAACCTGGTCTCAGGCCACATTGCCCCCGTGTCCCCATTCAAACCAGGACATTCGGTTTTCCCTCTGCCTCCTGCTTCAATGGGCTACCACGGCTCTATTGTCGGAGCCTACGCGGGCTACCCCTCGCAATTTGTTCCCGGTTTGGACCATACCAAGTCCAGTTTGGGCTTAGGACTTCCGACTAAACACCCTAGTTCCAGTCCACTGACCGGAGCCTCTCCTCCCTCCCTGATGCAAGGCTTATGCCGGGACCCTTATTGTTTGACTTACCCCAACGCGCACCATTTGGGAGGAAGTAACTGTTCCACTTGCGTCCATGACCCCTCCAGCCTCAAGTCTGGTTTCCCCTTGGTCTACCCTTCCCACCACCTGCACTCCTTACACTCCAGCGCCTTGTCTTCCAGTACCACGCCCTCCCTCTCGCACCCTCTTTACACTTACGGTTTCATGCTCCCCAACGAACCGTTACCCCACGCCTGTAATTGGGTGTCTGTCGGAGGACCCTGCGACAAGAGATTTGCCACGTCAGAGGAGCTCCTGGCACACTTGCGTACCCACACGGCTCTACCCGGCATGGTAGACAGCAAACTCTTGTCAGCGTACCCTTCGTCCATATCCTCCACGGCTTCGTGCCATCTTCATTTACCCCCCCACACCAGCCCGGGCTCGCTGCCCAGCTCCTTCTCTTTTCGAGGGTCCCCCGGCTTGGGCCTGGCCCGCTACCACCCTTATAGCAAATCCCACCTACCCGGAGCACCTGGACTCCCCATGCCATCCATACCATCATCATCGGCTTACTACTCCCCATATGCGCTCTATGGTCAGAGACTGGGCTCAGCCTCGGCGCTTGGATACCAGTGA